A stretch of Endozoicomonas sp. SCSIO W0465 DNA encodes these proteins:
- a CDS encoding F-box protein: MLIPATPKEICTSSLCETNPVIPEQSVHFHSRTITMLPTELLFHIANHLSLKDVSSLAMVSRRLHLVMCEYGLIRILQYYGNLSKNEQQFYQNLSIANLPLIHHLQTSKIEIVAEQSQHTDNLPAICAYHAYHLRNETTNAKSLDFVLNKSFGREEYISNHSLNSNHSRLIIKDHRNFQLSIWTAGNNGSWNREFTIELLRFTECFEKMGKYHGDTIVIPVDPPSAGAGAGAGAGAGADEHVHPKHGAKDDLLSFIQRDESGSWAETQRMTVEALFSNTYGRHFRYFYYEVSPDGKSLIYSDHDRDRLLILGQELDGQWAIKGDFPWDNDRKFSPDSNHIALGESSTISFFGKQKDGCWIATGILEFEFYATTLTEAGMDEDIVGFNTIAFSPDSRHFVACFDDAQEDFSLLPIYVEDFFVVVFSLGDDGQWSEAITMTKHQLGPTQATLLNATFSPNSRYLVIYGEHGLDVCHLTDDNRWETELQYYKLPPTGYHSSWSEPESTVRFNTCSSLFALFQERYAMVWQLNDSGVWECQHRFTYPTLSYHLSGPSIDYTTQQLSPDGNTIVFIDLRWRLKMWVQTQHGKWTRQTPAPGLQFCNLIFNQGGYLLAGLPVNDRSYLIVLGITPDGIWQEKGRLQTEGNIIHFDFSPCGHSIAVSYSVRNQKILSFWQIEWEPGRQPAMNSTNSRNPAYTS, translated from the coding sequence ATGTTAATACCTGCTACACCGAAAGAAATTTGTACATCTTCTCTGTGTGAAACGAACCCGGTTATTCCTGAACAATCTGTTCATTTCCACAGTCGAACCATTACTATGTTACCAACGGAATTATTGTTTCACATAGCCAATCATTTATCACTTAAGGATGTGAGTAGTTTGGCAATGGTTTCCCGAAGGTTGCACTTGGTAATGTGCGAATATGGATTAATCAGAATTCTTCAGTACTACGGGAATCTGAGCAAAAATGAACAGCAGTTTTACCAGAATCTGAGTATTGCCAACCTGCCACTGATTCATCACCTGCAGACATCGAAAATAGAAATCGTTGCCGAGCAATCTCAACACACTGACAATCTTCCGGCAATCTGCGCATATCATGCTTATCATTTGCGCAATGAAACCACTAATGCCAAATCCCTTGATTTTGTACTAAATAAGTCATTTGGCAGAGAAGAGTATATTAGTAATCACTCTCTCAATAGTAATCACAGTCGTTTAATCATTAAAGATCATCGTAATTTCCAGCTTTCAATCTGGACGGCAGGAAACAATGGTTCCTGGAACAGAGAGTTCACCATTGAGCTTCTCCGTTTCACCGAGTGCTTTGAAAAAATGGGTAAATACCATGGCGATACTATTGTTATACCTGTTGATCCTCCCTCTGCTGGTGCTGGTGCTGGTGCTGGTGCTGGTGCTGGTGCTGATGAGCATGTGCATCCAAAGCATGGTGCTAAAGATGATTTACTGTCGTTTATCCAACGGGATGAAAGCGGCTCCTGGGCTGAAACTCAGCGAATGACTGTCGAAGCACTTTTTTCCAACACTTATGGTAGGCATTTTAGATATTTCTATTATGAGGTTTCACCCGACGGCAAATCTCTGATCTATTCTGATCATGATCGTGACAGATTATTGATTCTTGGCCAGGAATTGGATGGCCAATGGGCCATCAAAGGTGATTTTCCATGGGACAATGACAGGAAATTCAGCCCGGACAGCAACCATATTGCCTTAGGTGAATCATCAACTATCAGTTTCTTTGGCAAACAAAAGGATGGCTGCTGGATAGCCACCGGAATACTGGAATTTGAATTTTATGCAACAACTCTAACTGAAGCCGGAATGGATGAGGATATTGTCGGTTTTAACACCATTGCATTCAGTCCGGACAGTCGACATTTTGTTGCATGTTTCGATGATGCTCAGGAAGACTTCAGTCTTTTGCCAATTTATGTAGAGGATTTCTTTGTCGTTGTTTTTAGTCTTGGCGATGATGGTCAATGGTCTGAAGCGATAACAATGACCAAACATCAGCTGGGTCCAACCCAAGCGACGTTGCTAAATGCAACCTTCAGCCCCAATAGCAGGTATCTGGTTATTTATGGCGAACACGGTTTGGATGTCTGCCATTTAACAGATGACAACCGTTGGGAGACTGAATTGCAATATTACAAATTGCCTCCCACAGGCTACCACTCTTCCTGGTCAGAACCCGAATCAACGGTGCGATTCAATACCTGCTCCTCGTTATTTGCTCTGTTTCAGGAGAGATATGCCATGGTTTGGCAATTGAATGACTCCGGGGTGTGGGAGTGCCAGCACAGATTTACTTATCCCACTCTAAGTTATCACCTATCTGGCCCCTCCATTGATTACACTACCCAGCAGCTAAGCCCGGACGGAAACACGATTGTTTTTATTGATCTTCGTTGGAGGTTAAAGATGTGGGTGCAAACGCAACACGGAAAATGGACCCGGCAAACTCCAGCCCCTGGCTTGCAATTCTGTAATTTGATTTTTAATCAAGGGGGCTACCTTTTAGCTGGTCTTCCTGTTAACGACAGATCTTACCTGATTGTGCTGGGCATAACCCCGGATGGCATTTGGCAGGAAAAGGGTCGCCTGCAAACGGAGGGCAACATTATCCACTTCGACTTTAGTCCTTGCGGTCACTCTATAGCGGTTAGCTATAGCGTGAGAAACCAGAAAATACTGTCCTTTTGGCAGATAGAATGGGAGCCTGGCAGGCAACCAGCAATGAATTCAACAAATTCCAGGAATCCTGCCTATACCAGCTGA
- a CDS encoding F-box protein has protein sequence MLITAAPKEICTSSLCETNPVIPEQSAHFHSRSITMLPTELLFHIASHLSLKEVSSLAMVSRRLHLVMCEHGLTRILQYYGNLSKNEQQFYQNLSIANPPLIHQLQTSKMSIIAGQSQCTDNLPAICAYHAYHLRNETTNAKSLDFVLNKSFVREEHISDYSLNSNHSRLIIKDHGNFQLSIWTAGNNGSWNREFTIELLRFPDCFAKMGKSHVDTIAIPVDPPFADADADADADEPVYPKHGAKDDLLAFIQRDESGSWNETQRMTVEALFSNTCGRQDTNFRNFSYKVSPDGKSLIYSDPDLYVHRFFILGQELDGQWAIKGDFPWSGNKKFSPDSNHIALGESSSIRFLGKQKDGSWITTGILEFKFYATTLTEAGMDEDIVGFNTTAFSPDSRHFVACFDDAQEDCADMPIYVDDFFVVVFSLGDDGQWSEAITMTKHQLHSTQEMLLNATFSPNSRYLVIYGEHGLDVCHLTDDNRWETELQYYQLPPTGFESWLEPESMVRFNTCSSIFVLFLEGDAMVWQLNDSGVWECQHRFTYPTSSIKYRFYGPPNDYTIQKLSPDGNTIVFTDSRWRLNMWVQKQHGEWTLQTPAPDLLFCDLFFNQGGYLLAGLPVNDRTCLIVLGITPDGIWQEKGRLQTEGNIIHFDFSPCGHSIAVSYRMRNQKILSFWQIESEPGKQPEMNSPHSQNPAFAS, from the coding sequence ATGTTAATAACTGCTGCACCGAAAGAAATTTGTACATCTTCTCTGTGTGAAACGAACCCGGTTATTCCTGAACAATCTGCTCATTTCCACAGTCGAAGCATTACTATGTTACCAACGGAATTATTGTTTCACATAGCCAGTCATTTATCACTTAAGGAAGTGAGTAGTTTGGCAATGGTTTCCCGAAGGTTGCACTTGGTAATGTGCGAACATGGATTAACCAGAATTCTTCAGTACTACGGGAATCTGAGCAAAAATGAACAGCAGTTTTACCAGAATCTGAGTATTGCCAACCCACCACTGATTCATCAGCTGCAAACCTCAAAAATGTCAATCATTGCCGGGCAATCTCAATGCACTGACAATCTTCCAGCAATCTGTGCATATCACGCTTATCATTTGCGCAATGAAACCACTAATGCCAAATCCCTTGATTTTGTACTAAATAAGTCATTTGTCAGAGAAGAGCATATTAGTGATTACTCTCTCAATAGTAATCACAGTCGTTTAATCATTAAAGATCATGGTAATTTCCAGCTTTCAATCTGGACGGCAGGAAACAATGGTTCCTGGAACAGAGAGTTCACCATTGAGCTTCTCCGTTTCCCCGATTGCTTTGCAAAAATGGGTAAATCTCATGTCGATACTATTGCTATACCTGTTGATCCTCCCTTTGCTGATGCTGATGCTGATGCTGATGCTGATGAGCCTGTGTATCCAAAGCATGGTGCTAAAGATGATTTACTAGCGTTTATTCAACGGGATGAAAGCGGCTCCTGGAATGAAACTCAGCGAATGACTGTCGAAGCGCTTTTTTCCAACACTTGTGGTAGGCAAGATACTAATTTTAGAAATTTCTCTTATAAGGTTTCACCCGACGGCAAATCTCTGATCTACTCTGATCCTGATCTTTATGTTCACAGATTTTTCATTCTTGGGCAGGAATTGGATGGCCAATGGGCCATCAAAGGTGATTTTCCATGGAGCGGTAACAAGAAATTCAGCCCGGATAGCAACCATATTGCCTTAGGTGAATCATCATCTATCAGATTCCTTGGAAAGCAAAAGGATGGCAGCTGGATAACCACCGGGATACTGGAATTTAAATTTTATGCAACGACTTTAACTGAAGCCGGAATGGATGAGGATATTGTCGGTTTTAACACCACTGCATTCAGTCCGGACAGTCGACATTTTGTTGCATGTTTCGATGACGCTCAGGAAGATTGCGCTGATATGCCAATTTATGTAGATGATTTCTTTGTCGTTGTTTTTAGTCTTGGTGATGATGGTCAATGGTCTGAAGCGATAACAATGACCAAACATCAGCTGCATTCAACCCAAGAGATGTTGCTGAATGCAACCTTCAGCCCCAATAGCAGGTATCTGGTTATTTATGGCGAACACGGTTTGGATGTCTGCCATTTAACAGATGACAACCGTTGGGAGACTGAATTGCAATATTACCAATTGCCTCCCACAGGCTTCGAATCCTGGCTAGAACCTGAATCAATGGTGAGATTCAATACCTGCTCCTCGATATTTGTTCTGTTTCTGGAGGGAGATGCCATGGTTTGGCAATTGAATGACTCCGGGGTGTGGGAGTGCCAACACAGGTTTACTTATCCGACGTCCAGTATAAAATATCGCTTTTATGGCCCCCCCAATGATTACACTATCCAGAAGCTCAGCCCGGACGGAAACACGATTGTTTTTACTGATAGTCGTTGGAGGTTAAATATGTGGGTGCAAAAGCAACACGGTGAATGGACCCTACAAACTCCAGCCCCTGATTTGCTATTCTGTGATTTGTTTTTTAATCAAGGGGGCTACCTTTTAGCCGGTCTTCCTGTTAACGACAGAACTTGCCTGATCGTGCTGGGCATAACTCCGGATGGCATCTGGCAGGAAAAGGGTCGCCTGCAAACGGAGGGCAACATTATCCACTTCGACTTTAGCCCTTGCGGTCATTCTATAGCGGTTAGCTATAGAATGAGAAACCAGAAAATACTGTCCTTTTGGCAGATAGAATCGGAGCCTGGCAAGCAACCAGAAATGAATTCACCACATTCTCAGAATCCTGCCTTTGCCAGCTGA
- the istA gene encoding IS21 family transposase has protein sequence MHNAGEKLFVDYAGPTMPIINPDTGEIAHNAQIFVAVLGASNYTYAEATLSQKTEDWLGSHERAFEFFGGVPEIVVPDNPKCAVIKACRYEPDLNPSYQHLACHYQVAVIPARPYKPKDKAKAEVGVQVVERWILARLRHEMFFTLAELNLRIRELLIELNLKPFKQLPGTRRSAFEQLDEPALKPLPKQSFVFAEFIKARVNVDYHIICKGHAYSVPHQLARQEVEVQATEHCVTIYANGKVVASHARKHTRGFTTLAVHMPERHRHHQDWTPERLLNWANDIGQEVYCFIQSLLDSKEHPEQAYRASLGLLNLQREYGTERLNNACAHARNIGGYRLKNVRSILQSGKDLMPLEPQLKQTTGPLHDDHENIRGAICYQ, from the coding sequence CTGCACAATGCAGGTGAAAAGTTATTTGTTGATTATGCCGGGCCAACCATGCCAATCATCAACCCGGACACCGGCGAAATTGCCCACAATGCCCAGATATTTGTGGCAGTGCTGGGAGCGTCCAACTATACCTACGCTGAAGCGACTCTGTCACAAAAAACAGAGGACTGGCTGGGGTCTCATGAACGGGCCTTTGAGTTCTTTGGTGGGGTGCCAGAAATTGTTGTGCCAGACAACCCAAAGTGCGCAGTTATCAAAGCCTGTCGGTACGAGCCGGATCTCAACCCATCATACCAGCACCTGGCTTGTCACTACCAGGTGGCAGTCATTCCGGCACGCCCCTACAAACCCAAAGACAAGGCCAAAGCAGAAGTCGGTGTACAGGTAGTGGAGCGGTGGATACTGGCCAGGCTTCGTCATGAAATGTTCTTTACCCTGGCAGAGCTGAACCTGCGGATACGTGAGCTGTTAATCGAACTGAACCTGAAGCCCTTTAAGCAGTTGCCAGGAACGCGACGTAGTGCGTTTGAACAACTGGATGAACCAGCCCTCAAGCCACTGCCGAAGCAATCTTTTGTGTTCGCTGAGTTTATCAAGGCCCGGGTGAATGTGGATTATCATATTATCTGCAAGGGGCACGCCTACTCGGTTCCCCATCAGCTTGCCAGGCAGGAAGTAGAAGTACAGGCGACTGAGCACTGCGTCACGATCTACGCTAACGGTAAAGTGGTGGCCAGCCACGCTCGCAAGCACACACGTGGATTTACGACGTTAGCAGTTCATATGCCGGAACGACATCGTCACCATCAGGATTGGACGCCTGAGCGTTTACTTAACTGGGCTAACGACATTGGTCAGGAAGTCTATTGTTTTATTCAATCACTGCTGGATAGCAAGGAGCATCCTGAACAAGCCTATCGAGCTTCATTGGGGCTGCTAAACCTGCAGCGGGAATATGGAACTGAACGACTCAACAACGCCTGCGCCCATGCCAGGAACATCGGGGGTTATCGGTTAAAAAATGTCCGATCAATCCTCCAGTCAGGCAAAGACCTGATGCCATTGGAGCCACAGTTAAAACAAACGACAGGTCCCTTGCATGATGATCACGAAAATATTCGTGGCGCTATTTGCTATCAATAA
- a CDS encoding IS3 family transposase (programmed frameshift), which yields MARYSEEFKESIIQKMMPPNNVPVSQLVRETGISDLTLYTWRKKAVSKGVPVPGDGKNPDQWTTENKLAVIIETAALNEAEMAEYCRKKGLFAEQIQQWKAAFINSVSVQPESQSKQRKALSDEHKKDKKTIKKLERELNRKDKALAETAALLVLTKKGPRDLGGARGRLVSLPDRQNAVSLIKQAVKDGARQSKACKALGLTERTVQRWMQGDDVRADNRKNADRPEPVNKFSEAERQAIVDVCNSERFKSLPPSQIVPTLLDEGLYMGSERTFYRVLEETGQQHHRGSAAKPNRYKPTSWCATGPNQVWSWDITYLRSPIRGQFYYLYLVIDIFSRMIVTWEIHETESAEHASEMITKACIKQGIAALEWPLVLHSDNGSPMKGGTMLSTLQRLGVVSSFSRPRVSDDNPFSEAIFRTLKYRPGYPRTPFADLEAARSWVHGFAQWYNEEHKHSGLKFLTPGQRHRGETKVLMANRRKVYEQAKERHPERWGKRSTRNWDLADEVWLNPDRPADDQLSKAA from the exons ATGGCCCGCTATTCAGAAGAGTTCAAAGAGTCCATCATTCAGAAGATGATGCCACCCAATAATGTGCCAGTTTCGCAGTTGGTACGTGAGACTGGTATCTCTGATTTGACCCTGTACACTTGGCGAAAGAAAGCAGTATCTAAAGGAGTGCCTGTGCCGGGCGACGGAAAGAATCCAGATCAATGGACAACTGAAAACAAGTTAGCCGTAATCATTGAAACGGCTGCGTTAAATGAAGCAGAAATGGCTGAATACTGTCGTAAAAAAGGTCTGTTTGCTGAACAAATTCAGCAGTGGAAGGCTGCCTTTATTAACAGTGTTTCTGTCCAGCCTGAAAGTCAGTCAAAACAGCGTAAGGCGCTGTCTGACGAACACAAAAAAGATAAGAAAACCATCAAAAAGCTTGAGCGTGAACTCAATCGCAAGGACAAGGCGTTAGCAGAAACTGCTGCCTTGCTGGTACTCACAAAAAAGG GCCCAAGAGATCTGGGGGGCGCCAGAGGACGATTAGTCTCTCTCCCGGATCGACAAAATGCTGTTAGCCTGATTAAACAGGCAGTTAAAGATGGGGCTCGTCAGTCAAAAGCCTGCAAAGCCCTTGGTCTTACAGAAAGAACTGTACAACGCTGGATGCAGGGTGATGACGTGCGCGCAGATAATCGCAAAAATGCTGACAGGCCAGAACCGGTTAACAAGTTTTCTGAAGCTGAGCGACAGGCGATTGTTGACGTCTGTAACAGCGAGCGGTTCAAAAGCCTTCCGCCCAGCCAGATTGTGCCCACATTGTTAGATGAAGGTCTCTATATGGGGTCTGAAAGGACATTTTACCGGGTGTTGGAGGAAACAGGGCAACAGCATCATCGGGGCAGTGCTGCCAAGCCAAACAGGTATAAGCCAACGTCCTGGTGTGCTACCGGACCCAACCAGGTCTGGTCCTGGGATATTACCTATCTGCGCTCTCCGATACGGGGGCAGTTTTATTACCTGTACCTGGTGATAGACATCTTTAGTCGTATGATTGTTACATGGGAAATTCATGAAACCGAATCAGCTGAGCATGCATCAGAAATGATCACTAAAGCCTGTATCAAACAGGGAATTGCAGCCTTGGAGTGGCCACTGGTTCTGCACTCAGATAATGGTAGTCCCATGAAGGGTGGCACTATGCTGTCAACACTGCAGCGTCTTGGGGTCGTGAGCTCATTCAGTCGTCCCCGGGTCAGTGATGATAACCCCTTTTCCGAGGCCATATTCAGAACCCTGAAATACCGCCCTGGTTATCCGCGCACGCCATTTGCTGATCTTGAAGCAGCACGTAGCTGGGTGCATGGTTTTGCCCAATGGTACAACGAAGAGCACAAGCACAGTGGGCTGAAATTTCTGACACCCGGGCAAAGGCATCGTGGTGAAACCAAGGTGCTTATGGCTAACCGCAGAAAGGTTTATGAACAAGCCAAAGAACGTCACCCAGAGCGCTGGGGAAAGAGGTCAACAAGGAACTGGGATCTGGCTGATGAAGTCTGGTTGAATCCCGACAGACCTGCTGATGATCAACTAAGCAAAGCCGCTTAA